Genomic segment of Acinetobacter larvae:
TAACGATGGCGATGGTGACAAAGGTGTGGCAGATTGTCCATTCGATTTTTATCGAAACTGGGTGTTGGATGCGAAAAAAGCCCAAGAAAATGTGGAACAGTTTACCCGTAGCCATGTTGGTGTTGCTGAATGCCCGGTCGGGAATTTACCGCATGAAGGTAAATTACAAGAGCGGTGAAGCGCTGATGATCGTGTCAAGAAAGCATTGCGCCAGATAAAATAATTGAAACTAGGGAGAGTCGAATGACCTATGCCAGTGATCGATTAGAATCTAATTTACAACAGCTTGCCGCACAACAGTCTACAAGCCAACAACAGGCAACATCAAGCCCGCATTGCGCATCACGTTTTGTTTTTGAACCCGAAGCCGTGATGCAATTTTTAAAACATCGCATTGTGGGGCAAGCGCAAGTATTACAACAATTTGAGCAATTATTATATTTAGTGAAAGCAGATTTTAATGCGCCCAATAAACCTTTGGCGGTGATGCTATTACTGGGCAGTACCGGTGTGGGGAAAACTGAAACTGTACGTTTACTCAGCGAGGCTATACATGGTCATGCCGATGCTTACTGTCGAATAGATATGAATACTTTGGCACAAGAGCATTATGTGGCTGCGCTGAGTGGCGCGCCACCAGGTTATGTTGGCAGTAAAGAAGCGACCACTTTATTTGATATCGAGGCAATACAAGGCAGTTATAGTAAACCCGGTATCGTATTATTTGATGAGTTAGAAAAAGCCAGTCAGGAGGTGATTCGTTGTTTATTGAATATATTTGACAATGGTCGATTGACCGTAGCATCTGGGGTGAAAACTATTGATTTTCGAAATTGCCTGATTTTTATGACCAGTAATGTTGGTGCTGCTATTTTACAAGAACAGTGGTCTAAGTTTTTATTGCGACCACAATATTGGTTTCGTCAGCGCGATGGTTATGAATACCATTTGGTGAAACAAGCGCTACGTAAACGTTTTGACCCTGAGTTTTTAAATCGAATAGACCGTACCGTTTATTATAATCGGATCAGTCGCCATGATTTAAAAAATCTTATTTTAATTGAGATCGAAAAACTGAATCAGCGGTTATCTAAATACAATGTTACTGTGCAATTACATGAAGCTGTGCTGGATTATCTAGCCGATGAGTATGATCAACGTTATGGTGCGCGCCATGTGGTTCGTTGCATACGTACCCAGATTGAACCGGTGATTGCTCGTTTTATGCTGCGTTTTCCAGACATACAAAACATTTCATTGCAGTATCGTGGTGGTCAAGTAGAAGCACATGAAAACTTAGACTAGCAAAAGACATTAAACAAGACATTCAAAAACAAAATATTCAAAACAAGACATTCAAAAACAAGACATTAAAAAGATATTCAACAAAGACATAAAAATAGCGATATCTAAGGAGTGAACGATGTCAGATCATCATCATATTTTTGCATTAGGTGATTTTGAACTACAGCACGGTGCAACCTTGACACAGGCTGTATTGGCTTATCAATGTTATGGCACATTGAATGAAGCGCGTTCCAATGCCATCGTTTATCCAACCTGGTTTTCGGGGCGACATTGGGAAAATGAATGGTTAATCGGAGCAGATAAAGCTTTAAACCCTCATGAGTATTTTATTATTGTGCCGAATATGTTGGGCAATGGACTGTCTTCTTCACCATCCAATACTGCAGCACCTTATAATGGTCCTTATTTTCCACGTATCAGTTATCTAGATCAAATTCGTGCACAGCATAAATTGATTACAGAAAAATTTGGTATTCGTCAGTTAAAAGCCGTGGTTGGCTGGTCAATGGCAGCAGCACAATGTTTTCAATGGGCATTAAGCTACCCTGAAATGGTGCCCAAAATATTTGCTTTTTGTGGTTCAGCCCGGACTAGTGAACATAATAAGGTGTTCTTAGATGCAGTGCGGGCAGCCATTACCACCGATGTAGCTTT
This window contains:
- a CDS encoding alpha/beta fold hydrolase, with the translated sequence MSDHHHIFALGDFELQHGATLTQAVLAYQCYGTLNEARSNAIVYPTWFSGRHWENEWLIGADKALNPHEYFIIVPNMLGNGLSSSPSNTAAPYNGPYFPRISYLDQIRAQHKLITEKFGIRQLKAVVGWSMAAAQCFQWALSYPEMVPKIFAFCGSARTSEHNKVFLDAVRAAITTDVAFANGHYQRQPANGLRAAARVYASWGFSQAFYWKRLYRKLGYSSLEDFIIRFWDGFFLDQRDANNLLCMLDTWWHGDIGDTPGFNGDHQAALAAIQAQAVVMPAERDLYFPVEDEIYEVSFMPNASLQVIPGVWGHFAGSGINPVDTAFIDHALAELLSSDISVV
- a CDS encoding AAA family ATPase — protein: MTYASDRLESNLQQLAAQQSTSQQQATSSPHCASRFVFEPEAVMQFLKHRIVGQAQVLQQFEQLLYLVKADFNAPNKPLAVMLLLGSTGVGKTETVRLLSEAIHGHADAYCRIDMNTLAQEHYVAALSGAPPGYVGSKEATTLFDIEAIQGSYSKPGIVLFDELEKASQEVIRCLLNIFDNGRLTVASGVKTIDFRNCLIFMTSNVGAAILQEQWSKFLLRPQYWFRQRDGYEYHLVKQALRKRFDPEFLNRIDRTVYYNRISRHDLKNLILIEIEKLNQRLSKYNVTVQLHEAVLDYLADEYDQRYGARHVVRCIRTQIEPVIARFMLRFPDIQNISLQYRGGQVEAHENLD